The following are from one region of the Populus trichocarpa isolate Nisqually-1 chromosome 8, P.trichocarpa_v4.1, whole genome shotgun sequence genome:
- the LOC7485891 gene encoding transcription factor bHLH148 produces MMMASSTTTTSVAAVNTNANINTDRTRRKKKKKSLLQQHQSKQNQNSQSHAKWKTEAQQQIYSSKLIQALSQVNLNPSSSSAPRQGRAVREVADRALAFAAKGKTRWSRAILTNRIKLKFRKQQHKRQRLASSSSSGSTVVTTASNSRSSRKHKVSVLRLKGKGLPAVQRKVRVLGRLVPGCRKQPLPIILEEATDYIAALEMQVKAMSAIAELLSRSSSGAGSSLEPMSS; encoded by the coding sequence ATGATGATggcatcatcaacaacaacaacgtcAGTAGCAGCAGTGAATACGAACGCCAACATCAACACGGATCgaacaagaaggaaaaagaagaagaaatcccTCTTGCAACAGCACCAATCAAAACAGAACCAAAACTCCCAGAGCCACGCCAAATGGAAAACAGAAGCACAACAACAAATCTACTCATCCAAACTTATCCAAGCCTTAAGCCAAGTCAATCTCAACCCCTCATCTTCATCAGCTCCACGTCAAGGTCGAGCCGTTAGAGAGGTTGCTGATCGAGCTTTAGCTTTTGCTGCTAAAGGTAAAACCAGATGGAGCCGGGCCATTCTGACAAACCGGATCAAACTCAAATTTCGGAAACAGCAACATAAGCGACAGAGACTTGCGTCTTCGTCTTCTTCAGGATCTACTGTTGTTACAACTGCGAGTAATAGCCGGTCGTCGAGGAAGCATAAAGTGAGTGTTTTGAGGCTGAAGGGGAAGGGTTTGCCGGCTGTTCAAAGAAAAGTTCGTGTTCTTGGCCGATTAGTTCCCGGTTGCCGGAAACAACCATTGCCTATTATCTTGGAAGAAGCTACAGATTACATTGCTGCTCTGGAGATGCAAGTTAAAGCCATGTCTGCTATAGCTGAGCTGCTTTCTCGCTCTTCCTCCGGAGCCGGCTCTTCCTTGGAGCCGATGAGCTCCTGA
- the LOC7485892 gene encoding uncharacterized protein LOC7485892 isoform X1, translated as MKAYQTPSKKEHYSRTSSDRICKDSLLKKPLKNAKKSLDGAFISATQGVSPEIIKESSDLSPVSEISDANHCSQTASVNFSSFHSNRISVLALNPVVSASTEISSLPDITPNSNTITITDDLGSISTDCYGVNKQCNSKIGQVEGLEADIVVNLLKQARIEVSKADVQSKKLLDALIKVVIDEFYTLTGEKDLTNCFVSMKGRVVCLCFLIWSFAVSGFLLFDLGLGSSGGGPPPT; from the exons ATGAAAGCTTATCAAACACCATCAAAAAAAGAACACTACTCTCGAACTTCTTCTGATCGCATATGCAAGGATTCTCTGTTGAAGAAGCCTCTGAAG AATGCCAAGAAAAGCTTGGACGGTGCGTTTATCTCGGCTACTCAAGGTGTTTCTCCGGAAATCATCAAGGAATCGAGTGATTTATCTCCGGTTTCGGAGATCTCTGATGCTAATCATTGTAGCCAAACAGCATCAGTAAATTTCTCCTCGTTTCATTCAAATCGT ATCTCCGTGTTAGCTTTAAATCCAGTTGTTTCAGCTTCAACAGAAATATCCTCTCTCCCAGATATTACCCCAAATTCAAACACCATCACCATCACTGATGATTTGGGCAGTATTTCTACGGATTGTTATGGTGTTAACAAGCAATGCAACTCGAAGATCGGTCAAGTGGAGGGACTGGAGGCAGATATTGTGGTGAATCTTCTCAAACAAGCTCGAATTGAGGTTTCGAAAGCAGATGTTCAATCAAAGAAGCTTCTGGATGCATTAATTAAGGTTGTCATAGATGAATTTTACACTCTAACAGGAGAGAAAGACTTGAcaaattgttttgtttctatGAAAGGGCGTGTCgtatgtttgtgttttttgattTGGAGCTTTGCGGTGTCTGGGTTCCTCTTGTTTGATCTGGGATTGGGTAGCTCCGGTGGTGGACCGCCGCCTACTTAA
- the LOC7485892 gene encoding uncharacterized protein LOC7485892 isoform X2, whose protein sequence is MKAYQTPSKKEHYSRTSSDRICKDSLLKKPLKNAKKSLDGAFISATQGVSPEIIKESSDLSPVSEISDANHCSQTASISVLALNPVVSASTEISSLPDITPNSNTITITDDLGSISTDCYGVNKQCNSKIGQVEGLEADIVVNLLKQARIEVSKADVQSKKLLDALIKVVIDEFYTLTGEKDLTNCFVSMKGRVVCLCFLIWSFAVSGFLLFDLGLGSSGGGPPPT, encoded by the exons ATGAAAGCTTATCAAACACCATCAAAAAAAGAACACTACTCTCGAACTTCTTCTGATCGCATATGCAAGGATTCTCTGTTGAAGAAGCCTCTGAAG AATGCCAAGAAAAGCTTGGACGGTGCGTTTATCTCGGCTACTCAAGGTGTTTCTCCGGAAATCATCAAGGAATCGAGTGATTTATCTCCGGTTTCGGAGATCTCTGATGCTAATCATTGTAGCCAAACAGCATCA ATCTCCGTGTTAGCTTTAAATCCAGTTGTTTCAGCTTCAACAGAAATATCCTCTCTCCCAGATATTACCCCAAATTCAAACACCATCACCATCACTGATGATTTGGGCAGTATTTCTACGGATTGTTATGGTGTTAACAAGCAATGCAACTCGAAGATCGGTCAAGTGGAGGGACTGGAGGCAGATATTGTGGTGAATCTTCTCAAACAAGCTCGAATTGAGGTTTCGAAAGCAGATGTTCAATCAAAGAAGCTTCTGGATGCATTAATTAAGGTTGTCATAGATGAATTTTACACTCTAACAGGAGAGAAAGACTTGAcaaattgttttgtttctatGAAAGGGCGTGTCgtatgtttgtgttttttgattTGGAGCTTTGCGGTGTCTGGGTTCCTCTTGTTTGATCTGGGATTGGGTAGCTCCGGTGGTGGACCGCCGCCTACTTAA
- the LOC7485893 gene encoding uncharacterized protein LOC7485893: MFLHSSDKANYMCDTADKYLIMMKILLALLLAFLLMLASLQADAEVLSTTMEPKVASRHLLSEPSSLGRKGNAGENDAKTPTSNKGNSNTETKTASDDDDDDDETNQGLGGYGGGSSTKTHHHYTNGTRPPKN, translated from the exons ATGTTTCTACATAGCTCAGACAAAGCAAATTATATGTGT GATACTGCAGACAAATATCTGATCATGATGAAGATCTTGTTAGCTCTTCTCCTTGCTTTCCTGTTGATGTTAGCATCTCTGCAAGCTGATGCAGAAGTGCTCAGTACCACCATGGAACCTAAGGTGGCCAGCCGTCATCTATTGAGTGAACCATCATCTCTTGGTCGGAAGGGTAACGCTGGGGAAAATGACGCCAAGACGCCTACTTCAAACAAGGGAAACAGTAACACAGAAACTAAAACTGCCagcgacgacgacgacgacgacgatgaAACAAACCAAGGCTTGGGTGGCTATGGAGGTGGATCATCTACTAAGACACACCACCATTACACAAATGGTACTAGACCACCCAAAAACTAA